The Papaver somniferum cultivar HN1 chromosome 3, ASM357369v1, whole genome shotgun sequence genome includes a region encoding these proteins:
- the LOC113359999 gene encoding uncharacterized protein LOC113359999, which translates to MGIHDHSHTLIMHYVTSSTFSILLNEAPYGNFQSGRGLRQGCPMSPALFIICSQGLSLLMEKENVHQLKCILDTYSSFSGQAINFLKSSIHFNRGCIAYYRGKTIQTLGVKEMQKDEKYLGTYPLISDRNIDTFEPLNSNFNTKLVGWGSFFVNQVGRTVLSKSVLSTIPVYSMSSRILP; encoded by the exons ATGGGAATTCACGATCATTCTCATACTTTGATTATGCATTATGTTACTTCTTCAACTTTCTCTATTCTCTTAAATGAAGCTCCATATGGGAACTTTCAAAGTGGTAGGGGTTTACGTCAAGGATGTCCTATGTCCCCTGCTTTGTTCATTATTTGTTCACAAGGTTTATCTCTCTTAATGGAAA AGGAAAATGTGCATCAACTTAAATGTATTTTAGATACATACTCATCTTTCTCTGGACAAGCTATTAACTTTTTGAAGTCTTCGATTCACTTTAACAGAGGTTGTATTGCTTATTACAGAGGGAAAACTATCCAAACCTTAGGGGTCAAGGAAATGCAAAAAGACGAGAAGTACTTGGGAACATATCCATTGATATCAGATAGAAATATTGATACTTTTGAGCCTTTGAATTCGAATTTTAATACAAAACTTGTAGGTTGGGGAAGTTTCTTTGTAAATCAAGTTGGTAGAACGGTTTTATCAAAAAGTGTTCTTTCAACAATTCCAGTTTATTCAATGAGTAGCCGCATTCTTCCCTAA